In the genome of Pelobacter seleniigenes DSM 18267, one region contains:
- a CDS encoding putative bifunctional diguanylate cyclase/phosphodiesterase: MKCQAAEFKLPALNQEQGAVLIVDDQLALLRSLQALLRINGYAVELAADGAEAISKLQEGKFDLVLLDLQMPGIDGLEVLEYIRRENLDPEIIIISGVSSFSAFKRVLHLGAYDFIRKPYDPEELLASVGKGILRCRQRRQAARIERSLLKSERMHRFIVNHSPDFIYVLNPAGLFTYVNDTVESLLGFKRHELLGKHFSTIIHVNNAAEIHNIFSEHRTGSRAGNKIEMRLQVNDRSCSLDSEEVIVELSAVGLYRKDAAGKKHFSGTLGCARDISARKKTEARISFQAYHDMLTQLPNRTLFDDRIKQTFAHARRSGEKFAVMFLDLDRFKLINDTFGHVMGDLVLQQVAQRTLGCLREEDTLSRFGGDEFFLLLPRISSRDDVAAVAEKILREIRQPVRVDSQELFLSVSIGIALFPEAGLSKEALLQSADIAMYQVKKNGKDGYCFYSESMDNQSGFLSVERDLAQGLAQKQFQVYFQPKVDSSSHRIIGMEALLRWQHPERGLLFPEEFLPAAEESKLIVSIGQWVLWSVCEEIVRWQQQGLPQIKVSLNISPVQLEQDDFVENFIKIVQEFGLAAEIFELEITEQGVLDAPSLVADKLNSLREFGVSVTLDDFGRGHFSFSYLQNFPVNTLKIDRSFVREIAAGKKHPYVADGIAMLAKGMHLNLVAEGVENQLQLNYLRELGCREVQGHLYAEAISAPATLALLKAGPADGPHFTLH, translated from the coding sequence GTGAAGTGCCAGGCTGCTGAATTCAAACTCCCTGCCCTGAATCAGGAGCAGGGCGCAGTGCTGATCGTTGACGATCAGCTGGCGTTGTTGCGTAGCCTGCAGGCCTTGCTGCGGATCAACGGCTATGCCGTTGAATTGGCGGCTGATGGCGCAGAAGCGATCAGCAAGCTGCAGGAGGGCAAGTTCGACCTGGTGCTGCTTGATTTGCAAATGCCCGGCATCGACGGTCTTGAGGTGCTGGAATATATCCGCCGCGAGAACCTCGATCCGGAAATCATCATTATCAGCGGGGTGTCCAGCTTCTCTGCCTTCAAAAGAGTCCTGCATCTTGGCGCTTACGATTTTATCCGCAAACCCTATGATCCGGAAGAGCTGCTGGCGTCTGTCGGGAAAGGTATTCTGCGTTGCCGGCAACGGCGGCAGGCGGCACGGATTGAGCGGTCGTTGCTGAAATCGGAACGGATGCACCGGTTTATTGTCAATCACTCCCCGGATTTCATCTATGTCCTGAACCCTGCGGGGCTGTTTACCTATGTCAACGACACGGTGGAAAGTCTGCTCGGGTTCAAGCGCCATGAGTTGCTGGGAAAGCACTTTTCGACCATCATTCACGTCAATAATGCCGCAGAGATCCATAACATTTTCAGCGAGCATCGCACCGGGAGCAGGGCCGGCAACAAGATTGAAATGCGCTTGCAGGTGAATGACCGGAGTTGCAGCCTTGACAGCGAGGAGGTCATCGTCGAGTTGAGCGCGGTCGGGCTGTATCGCAAGGACGCGGCCGGCAAAAAACATTTTTCCGGAACCCTTGGCTGTGCCCGGGATATCTCGGCCCGGAAAAAAACTGAAGCGCGAATCAGTTTCCAGGCTTACCACGATATGCTGACCCAGCTGCCGAATCGGACCCTGTTCGACGACCGGATCAAGCAGACCTTTGCCCATGCCCGAAGAAGTGGCGAGAAATTTGCCGTAATGTTTCTTGACCTGGATCGTTTCAAACTGATCAATGACACCTTTGGCCATGTCATGGGTGATCTGGTGCTGCAGCAGGTCGCGCAGAGAACTCTCGGCTGCCTGCGCGAAGAAGATACCCTCAGTCGCTTCGGGGGGGACGAGTTCTTTCTGTTGTTGCCAAGAATATCCAGCCGCGACGACGTCGCCGCCGTGGCAGAGAAGATCCTTCGCGAAATCAGGCAGCCGGTTCGGGTCGACAGCCAGGAACTTTTTTTGAGCGTGAGCATCGGGATTGCCCTTTTTCCTGAGGCCGGGCTGTCCAAAGAGGCGCTGCTGCAAAGTGCCGATATCGCTATGTATCAGGTCAAGAAAAACGGCAAGGACGGGTACTGTTTTTACAGCGAGTCCATGGATAACCAATCGGGCTTCCTTTCTGTGGAAAGGGATCTGGCCCAGGGCCTGGCCCAAAAGCAGTTCCAGGTTTATTTCCAGCCCAAGGTCGATTCCTCCAGTCACCGGATTATCGGTATGGAAGCATTATTGCGCTGGCAACACCCGGAGCGCGGGCTGCTGTTTCCGGAAGAGTTTCTCCCTGCGGCGGAAGAATCGAAACTGATCGTGTCCATCGGGCAATGGGTGCTGTGGTCGGTTTGTGAAGAGATTGTACGCTGGCAGCAGCAGGGGTTACCGCAGATCAAAGTGTCGCTGAATATTTCCCCGGTGCAGCTGGAGCAGGATGATTTTGTTGAAAACTTCATCAAAATCGTCCAGGAGTTCGGGCTGGCGGCCGAAATCTTCGAGCTTGAGATCACCGAACAGGGAGTGCTTGATGCCCCGAGTTTGGTTGCGGATAAATTGAATTCCCTGCGCGAGTTCGGCGTTTCCGTGACCCTTGATGATTTTGGTCGGGGACATTTTTCGTTCAGTTATCTGCAGAATTTTCCCGTCAATACTCTTAAAATAGACCGTTCTTTTGTGCGCGAGATCGCCGCCGGGAAAAAACATCCCTATGTCGCCGATGGCATCGCCATGCTCGCCAAGGGGATGCACCTCAACCTGGTAGCCGAAGGGGTCGAGAACCAGCTGCAATTGAACTACCTGCGCGAGCTTGGCTGTCGGGAGGTGCAAGGCCACCTCTATGCCGAGGCGATCAGCGCACCGGCAACCCTGGCTTTGCTGAAAGCGGGCCCTGCTGACGGACCTCATTTCACCCTTCATTGA
- a CDS encoding TRAP transporter large permease yields the protein MSVEILTILMFLTLMATIALGHPLAVTLAAVATVFGLIDNGFDVPGLLGLFANNAWGIFLNYTLVAIPLFIFMAQILDRSKVSEGLFDALYIVLGGLRGGLGLAVIVVSTVFAATTGIVGASVVAMGLMAGPALLRRGYDTALSAGIICSSGTLGILIPPSIMLVVYGGLTGQKETSVGNLFAAAILPGLLLSGLYLLYVGIRCYLNPKMGPPIPAEDRTATVGQKITMTMKNFVPPFGLILTVMGTILAGIATPTEAAALGCVGALVLALVGRKLTWEVITQACISTARTTAMIMALFIGGKFFSVVFLSMGGGDVVSDVLLGMEVSPYVVFLIMMTVVFFMGMFIDWAAILLVVVPIFTPIAMDLDFNPLWFAMMVCINLQTSFLTPPFGYSLFYFKGVAPPEYTMATIYKGIIPFVALQIVALVTMVFFPGIITYLPSVFFGN from the coding sequence ATGAGTGTTGAGATACTGACCATCCTGATGTTCCTGACCCTGATGGCAACGATCGCCTTGGGGCATCCGCTGGCTGTAACCCTTGCCGCAGTGGCCACGGTCTTCGGTTTAATCGACAATGGTTTTGATGTGCCCGGGTTGCTCGGCCTGTTCGCCAATAACGCCTGGGGAATTTTTCTCAACTATACCCTGGTGGCGATTCCGCTGTTTATCTTCATGGCGCAGATCCTGGATCGATCCAAGGTCTCGGAAGGGTTGTTCGACGCGCTTTACATTGTTCTGGGCGGCTTGCGCGGCGGTCTGGGACTGGCGGTTATCGTGGTCAGCACGGTCTTCGCCGCGACCACCGGTATTGTCGGTGCTTCGGTCGTGGCCATGGGCCTGATGGCCGGGCCGGCATTGCTGCGCCGAGGTTACGACACTGCCCTGTCCGCCGGGATTATCTGTTCTTCAGGAACCCTCGGCATCCTCATCCCGCCGTCGATCATGCTGGTGGTCTATGGCGGCCTGACCGGGCAAAAGGAAACTTCAGTCGGCAACCTGTTTGCAGCGGCAATTCTACCAGGTTTGCTGCTGTCAGGGCTTTATCTGCTGTACGTTGGCATCCGCTGCTACCTGAATCCGAAAATGGGTCCGCCCATACCCGCGGAAGACCGGACCGCGACGGTGGGTCAGAAAATCACCATGACCATGAAAAACTTCGTCCCGCCCTTCGGGCTGATTTTAACCGTCATGGGCACGATCCTGGCTGGCATCGCCACACCGACCGAAGCAGCCGCCCTTGGTTGTGTCGGTGCGCTGGTCCTGGCGCTGGTCGGTCGTAAATTGACCTGGGAGGTCATCACCCAGGCCTGCATTTCCACGGCCCGGACCACAGCCATGATTATGGCCCTGTTCATCGGCGGGAAATTCTTTTCCGTGGTTTTTCTGAGCATGGGCGGCGGCGATGTTGTTTCCGATGTCCTGCTCGGCATGGAGGTCAGCCCCTATGTGGTGTTCCTGATCATGATGACCGTGGTGTTCTTCATGGGCATGTTCATTGATTGGGCGGCGATCCTGTTGGTGGTGGTCCCGATTTTCACGCCGATCGCCATGGATCTCGATTTCAACCCGCTATGGTTCGCCATGATGGTCTGCATCAACCTGCAAACCTCTTTTTTGACCCCGCCGTTCGGTTACTCCCTGTTCTACTTCAAGGGAGTGGCGCCGCCGGAATACACCATGGCAACCATCTACAAAGGGATTATTCCCTTTGTTGCGCTGCAGATCGTCGCCCTGGTGACAATGGTCTTTTTCCCCGGGATCATTACTTACCTGCCGAGCGTTTTCTTCGGCAATTAA
- a CDS encoding TRAP transporter small permease subunit, translating into MIDRAIDTLNEKIGFYASYLILPLIGVVVFEVFMRYGLNAPTSWAFEVTVFLYGLHYMLALCYAHKHNTHVAIDVFEARLAERPRTILRIITNLILFLPTIGLLTYYTWTLAITSWNQLEHASSSWAPAIYPYKTFMAIGFSLFFLQGLAKLIQDIRSLSQQS; encoded by the coding sequence ATGATTGATAGAGCGATCGATACCCTGAACGAAAAAATCGGGTTTTACGCCTCTTATTTGATTTTACCATTGATCGGCGTCGTAGTTTTTGAAGTGTTCATGCGTTACGGCCTTAATGCCCCGACGTCTTGGGCATTTGAAGTGACTGTTTTTCTGTACGGGCTGCACTATATGCTGGCCCTTTGTTATGCCCACAAACATAACACTCATGTCGCTATAGATGTCTTCGAAGCACGCTTGGCGGAACGGCCGCGGACAATTTTACGGATTATCACCAATCTGATCCTGTTCCTGCCGACGATAGGCCTGCTGACCTATTACACGTGGACACTTGCCATAACCTCCTGGAACCAGCTGGAACATGCTTCGAGCTCCTGGGCCCCGGCTATTTACCCCTACAAAACTTTCATGGCCATCGGTTTCAGCCTGTTTTTTCTGCAAGGGCTCGCAAAATTGATTCAAGACATCCGTTCCCTTTCGCAACAATCCTGA
- a CDS encoding TRAP transporter substrate-binding protein: MKRFRFLIGLALILALALAPNAFAAKREKFGADNRHEEAKKDLRSIKTSSETFRWKMVMPWSKGLLFYDVAQHFADSVKLASGGRLDIKLFSAGELVGAMESFDAVSKGQADIGHDWPGYWKGKNEAFVAFASVPMGLDTEGYNVWLYERGGQEMMQELYGRYNLYALPGGNVGQELGLFSNKKATTMADFKGMRVRTAGWYMDILTNIGASVTPLPGGEVYLALERGVIDAAEFSTPAINYPMGFDDITKYVIEPGVHQPSCQSALFINMDSWNKLPDDLKWIVKIAATETQQWSTAWAENLNAQAIELFKKKVEFVRMDEDAINQFAKASHDYLETLKAQYPDVKKVLDSQEQFKKDFADWRQERGGIAPWPYEQFVKGKHMQ; the protein is encoded by the coding sequence ATGAAAAGATTCAGATTTCTGATCGGCCTGGCACTCATTCTGGCGTTAGCCCTTGCCCCCAACGCTTTTGCGGCAAAGCGGGAAAAATTCGGGGCAGACAATCGCCACGAAGAAGCAAAAAAAGACCTGCGCTCCATCAAAACCTCCTCGGAAACCTTCAGATGGAAAATGGTTATGCCGTGGTCCAAAGGACTGCTGTTTTATGATGTCGCACAACACTTTGCCGATTCGGTCAAGCTGGCCTCAGGTGGCCGTCTGGATATCAAACTGTTTTCGGCCGGCGAATTGGTCGGTGCCATGGAGAGCTTTGACGCCGTCAGTAAAGGCCAGGCCGATATCGGTCACGACTGGCCAGGTTATTGGAAAGGGAAGAACGAAGCATTCGTCGCCTTTGCGTCGGTTCCGATGGGGCTGGATACAGAAGGCTACAATGTCTGGCTGTATGAGCGTGGCGGTCAGGAAATGATGCAGGAATTATACGGTCGCTATAATCTTTATGCCCTCCCGGGCGGCAATGTCGGGCAGGAACTGGGTCTGTTCTCCAACAAAAAAGCGACCACCATGGCCGACTTCAAGGGAATGCGGGTCAGAACCGCAGGCTGGTACATGGATATTTTGACCAACATCGGTGCCAGTGTCACCCCGCTGCCCGGTGGTGAGGTTTATCTGGCCCTGGAGCGCGGGGTTATTGATGCTGCAGAGTTCAGTACCCCGGCCATCAACTACCCGATGGGCTTTGACGACATTACCAAGTACGTGATCGAGCCCGGCGTTCATCAACCGTCCTGCCAGAGCGCACTCTTCATCAACATGGATTCCTGGAACAAACTCCCCGACGACCTGAAGTGGATCGTCAAAATTGCCGCAACGGAAACCCAGCAATGGTCGACCGCATGGGCTGAAAACCTCAACGCGCAAGCCATTGAACTGTTCAAGAAAAAAGTTGAATTCGTCCGCATGGATGAAGACGCCATCAACCAGTTTGCAAAGGCGTCCCATGATTATCTCGAGACCCTTAAGGCGCAATACCCTGACGTCAAAAAAGTTCTCGATTCCCAGGAACAATTCAAGAAAGATTTTGCAGACTGGCGTCAAGAGCGCGGCGGCATCGCCCCGTGGCCTTATGAGCAGTTTGTCAAAGGCAAGCATATGCAATGA
- a CDS encoding sigma-54 interaction domain-containing protein, whose translation MIDKKLLEIIFDNLYNGIYVVDGQGTTIGVNKTFEELSGFTNAELIGRNLYDLVGKDNYFSGAASLLVLERKRPVTATYTTSTNRRFLVKGRPIFDANGDIEYVINTIWDLTVVQYSQPIDADTARNQMLSEDELVTCSDSMMAVIDLALRVAATDSTILLNGESGVGKSLLAKTIHRSSERKNKPLLQINCAAIPESLIESELFGYEPGSFTGADSKGKSGLLEMAQGGTVFLDEISELPLHLQSKLLGVIQDKEFFRVGGRQVQKVDIRLIAATNKDLAELVSAGRFREDLYYRLNVVPITLPPLRERKEDIPPLVQHFTEKYNRRYNSYKKFSESLINQMVGMTWKGNIRELENVVERSIVTTSGDYITPEKVRIPGIGKTIPKGMGLKKLLAEREREILLQARDQFHTTRRIAAALGISQASVARKLKSLTDYHQN comes from the coding sequence ATGATCGACAAGAAACTCCTCGAAATCATCTTCGACAACCTCTATAACGGCATTTATGTCGTTGACGGTCAGGGGACCACCATCGGGGTCAACAAGACCTTCGAGGAGCTGTCCGGTTTCACCAATGCAGAGTTGATCGGACGCAACCTCTACGACCTGGTTGGTAAGGATAATTACTTTTCCGGGGCGGCCAGCCTGCTGGTCCTGGAACGAAAACGGCCGGTCACCGCGACCTACACCACCAGCACCAACCGCAGATTCCTGGTCAAAGGGCGGCCCATCTTTGATGCAAACGGCGACATCGAGTATGTCATCAACACCATCTGGGACCTCACGGTCGTACAATACAGCCAGCCGATTGATGCGGACACCGCCCGTAACCAGATGCTTAGTGAAGATGAACTGGTCACCTGCAGCGACAGCATGATGGCCGTCATCGACCTGGCTCTGCGCGTCGCGGCAACCGACTCCACAATCCTCCTCAACGGTGAATCAGGGGTCGGCAAAAGTCTGCTGGCGAAAACCATTCACCGCTCCAGCGAACGCAAAAACAAACCGCTGCTGCAGATCAACTGCGCGGCCATCCCGGAATCCCTGATCGAATCGGAACTGTTCGGCTATGAACCCGGCTCGTTCACCGGGGCCGACAGCAAAGGGAAAAGCGGCCTGCTGGAGATGGCCCAGGGAGGGACTGTATTTCTGGACGAAATCTCCGAGCTGCCCCTGCACCTGCAGTCCAAACTGCTCGGAGTCATCCAGGACAAGGAATTTTTCCGGGTCGGCGGTCGCCAGGTTCAGAAAGTGGATATCCGGCTGATCGCTGCCACCAACAAGGACCTGGCCGAGCTGGTCAGCGCCGGCCGGTTTCGCGAAGATCTGTACTATCGCCTGAATGTTGTACCGATTACCCTCCCTCCGTTGCGGGAACGCAAGGAGGATATTCCCCCACTGGTGCAACATTTCACCGAGAAATATAACCGCAGGTACAACAGCTACAAAAAGTTCTCCGAAAGCCTGATCAACCAGATGGTCGGCATGACCTGGAAAGGCAACATCCGCGAACTCGAAAATGTCGTGGAACGGAGTATCGTAACCACCTCGGGAGACTACATCACCCCAGAAAAAGTCAGAATCCCGGGAATCGGCAAAACCATTCCCAAAGGGATGGGACTCAAAAAACTACTGGCAGAGCGGGAACGCGAAATCCTCCTCCAGGCGCGCGATCAATTCCACACCACCCGTAGAATCGCAGCCGCTCTCGGTATCAGCCAAGCCAGTGTAGCGCGCAAATTAAAATCACTGACCGACTATCACCAGAACTGA
- a CDS encoding 3-hydroxybutyrate dehydrogenase — translation MAQRIAVVTGAASGIGLAVAQALATDGDQVVMADVNAAAGEQEAEKIGALFVKADLSQRSGCRQLIDTTLDRFGRVDILISNAGIQHVSPVEDFPEDKWDFMISLMLTAPFLLTKYSWPSMKQNCWGRIIHINSVHGLIASPFKSAYISAKHGVSGLTKTTALEGGPLGITVNSICPAYVRTPLVDNQIADQAKTHGLSEDEVIEQIMLKNAAVKRLIEPSEIGDLVTYLCSDKAACFTGSCLTMDCGWTAT, via the coding sequence ATGGCACAACGTATTGCAGTTGTTACCGGAGCAGCCAGCGGTATCGGTTTGGCCGTTGCCCAGGCTCTGGCCACAGACGGCGACCAGGTCGTCATGGCGGATGTCAACGCAGCAGCCGGAGAGCAGGAGGCCGAAAAAATCGGCGCACTGTTCGTCAAAGCGGACTTGTCCCAGCGCAGCGGCTGCCGGCAGCTGATCGACACCACCCTCGACCGGTTCGGCCGGGTCGATATCCTGATCAGCAACGCCGGCATTCAGCATGTCAGCCCGGTGGAAGATTTTCCCGAGGACAAATGGGACTTCATGATCTCATTGATGCTGACCGCCCCCTTTTTACTGACCAAATACAGCTGGCCGTCAATGAAGCAGAACTGCTGGGGCCGGATTATCCACATCAATTCCGTCCACGGCCTGATCGCCTCCCCGTTCAAATCGGCCTACATCTCTGCCAAGCACGGCGTCTCGGGCCTGACTAAAACCACGGCCCTGGAAGGCGGCCCCCTGGGAATCACCGTCAACTCCATCTGCCCGGCCTATGTCAGAACACCGCTTGTCGATAACCAGATCGCAGATCAGGCCAAAACCCACGGGTTGTCCGAAGATGAGGTCATCGAACAGATCATGCTCAAGAACGCCGCGGTCAAACGCTTGATCGAACCGTCGGAGATAGGAGACCTGGTGACCTACCTGTGTTCGGACAAGGCCGCCTGCTTTACCGGCTCCTGCCTGACCATGGACTGTGGCTGGACAGCTACCTGA
- a CDS encoding 3-oxoacid CoA-transferase subunit B, with amino-acid sequence MKPIYTDAAKALEGLTKDNMTVAAGGFGLCGIPENLIKALRDSGVTGLTVASNNAGVDDFGLGWLLQTRQIKKMISSYVGENATFERQFLSGELELELTPQGTLAEKLRAGGAGIPAFFTRTGYGTVLTENKPVQSFGGKEYVLEESITTDLAIVKAWKADKAGNLVYRYTANNFNEACAKAGRVTVAEVEEIVEIGELNPHEIHTPGNYIDRILVSKDLEKPIEQLTLAGKVSVKGFSPAREWQAKRISREFKNGMYANLGIGMPTLVANYIPEDITVTLHAENGLLGVGPFPQEGQQDPDLINAGKQTITWLPGGAFFDSAESFAMVRGGHIDLSVLGAMQVSRFGDLANWMIPGAMVKGPGGAMDLVSGVKKIIIMMDHCAKDGSSKLMEECTLPLTGKNVVDMVVTDLAVFEVDPEAGLTLIELAPGSSIELIKEKTGCPFTIAADLR; translated from the coding sequence ATGAAACCGATCTATACGGACGCCGCCAAGGCGCTGGAAGGTCTGACCAAAGACAATATGACTGTCGCCGCCGGGGGCTTCGGCCTCTGTGGCATTCCGGAAAACCTCATCAAAGCGCTACGGGACAGCGGGGTCACCGGACTGACCGTAGCCAGCAACAATGCCGGGGTTGATGATTTCGGCCTGGGTTGGCTACTGCAGACCCGTCAGATCAAAAAAATGATCTCTTCTTACGTGGGCGAAAACGCCACCTTTGAACGGCAGTTTTTAAGCGGCGAGTTGGAACTCGAGCTGACTCCCCAGGGGACCCTGGCGGAAAAACTGCGCGCCGGCGGGGCCGGCATCCCGGCGTTCTTTACCCGCACCGGCTACGGCACGGTTCTGACTGAAAACAAACCGGTCCAAAGCTTCGGCGGCAAGGAGTATGTCCTTGAAGAAAGCATCACCACCGACCTGGCCATTGTCAAAGCCTGGAAGGCCGATAAGGCTGGCAACCTGGTCTATCGCTACACGGCCAACAATTTTAACGAAGCCTGCGCCAAGGCCGGCCGGGTCACGGTCGCCGAAGTTGAGGAAATCGTCGAAATCGGTGAACTCAACCCTCATGAAATCCACACCCCCGGCAACTATATTGACCGGATCCTGGTCAGCAAAGACCTCGAAAAACCGATCGAGCAATTGACCCTGGCCGGCAAAGTCAGCGTCAAAGGCTTTTCGCCGGCCCGCGAATGGCAGGCCAAGCGGATCAGCCGGGAGTTCAAAAACGGCATGTATGCCAACCTCGGTATCGGCATGCCGACCCTGGTCGCCAACTATATTCCCGAGGACATTACCGTGACCCTGCACGCCGAAAACGGCTTGCTCGGAGTCGGCCCCTTCCCGCAGGAAGGGCAGCAGGATCCGGACCTGATCAATGCCGGCAAGCAGACCATCACCTGGTTGCCGGGCGGAGCCTTCTTCGACAGCGCCGAATCCTTCGCCATGGTACGCGGTGGCCATATCGACCTGTCGGTCCTTGGTGCCATGCAGGTCTCGCGCTTCGGCGACCTGGCCAACTGGATGATCCCCGGTGCCATGGTCAAAGGTCCGGGCGGGGCCATGGATCTGGTCTCGGGCGTCAAGAAGATCATCATCATGATGGATCATTGCGCCAAAGACGGCTCCTCCAAACTGATGGAGGAATGCACCCTGCCGCTGACCGGCAAGAATGTGGTCGATATGGTGGTGACCGATCTGGCGGTCTTCGAGGTCGACCCGGAAGCCGGGCTGACCCTGATCGAACTGGCACCGGGCTCATCCATTGAGCTGATCAAGGAGAAGACCGGCTGTCCGTTTACCATTGCGGCGGACTTGCGTTGA
- a CDS encoding short-chain fatty acid transporter has protein sequence MFKKLTHFCVKLVQRYLPDPFLFCIILTLIVFIGGVTLTGQGPMDMIIHWNKGFWTLLAFSMQMVLVLVTGHTLAHAPVIQKGLQALSRPADTPSKAIMAVAFISAIACWINWGFGLVIGALYARQLAKEVKNVDYRLLIASAYTGFLVWHAGISGSIPLKIATAGPDLAKMTKGAVVDPISTSATIFAPFNMIIVVILILTLPLICRSMHPNKEETVSIDPSLLDEQPKATDPADKYKTPADWLENSPLLSILIGIMGLVYIIFYFAKNGFQLNLNIVNFIFLFAGIILHGTPRRFLDAITVAVKGSAGIILQFPFYAGIMGMMVGSNMDGLSLAGLMSNWFVDISNPTTFPLFTFLSAGLVNFFVPSGGGQWAVQAPIMMPAGAALGVPAAKTAMSIAWGDAWTNMIQPFWALPALGIAGLGARDIMGYCLVVMFYSGIIIALGLVLF, from the coding sequence ATGTTCAAAAAACTGACCCATTTCTGCGTCAAACTTGTGCAACGCTACCTGCCCGACCCGTTTTTGTTCTGCATTATCCTGACCCTGATTGTTTTTATCGGCGGGGTCACCCTGACCGGCCAGGGTCCAATGGATATGATCATCCATTGGAACAAGGGCTTCTGGACCCTGCTCGCGTTTTCCATGCAGATGGTGCTGGTCCTGGTGACCGGTCATACTCTGGCTCACGCCCCGGTCATCCAGAAAGGGCTCCAGGCCTTATCCCGCCCCGCTGACACCCCAAGTAAGGCGATCATGGCAGTCGCCTTTATTTCAGCCATTGCCTGCTGGATCAACTGGGGATTCGGCCTGGTGATCGGTGCCCTCTACGCCCGCCAGCTCGCCAAGGAGGTCAAAAATGTCGATTATCGACTGCTGATTGCCTCGGCCTACACCGGCTTCCTGGTCTGGCATGCCGGCATTTCCGGTTCGATCCCCCTGAAGATTGCTACGGCGGGGCCCGATCTGGCCAAAATGACCAAAGGCGCCGTGGTTGATCCGATTTCCACCAGCGCCACCATCTTTGCCCCCTTCAACATGATCATCGTGGTGATTCTGATCCTGACCCTGCCGCTGATCTGCCGCTCCATGCACCCGAACAAAGAAGAGACGGTCAGCATCGATCCGAGCCTGCTCGACGAGCAGCCCAAAGCCACAGACCCGGCGGACAAATACAAGACCCCGGCCGACTGGCTGGAAAACAGTCCGCTGCTGTCGATCCTGATCGGCATCATGGGATTGGTCTACATTATCTTCTACTTTGCCAAGAACGGGTTCCAACTGAACCTGAACATTGTCAACTTCATCTTCCTGTTCGCCGGGATCATTCTCCACGGAACCCCGCGACGCTTTCTCGATGCCATCACCGTAGCGGTCAAAGGTTCGGCCGGAATCATCCTGCAGTTCCCGTTCTATGCCGGGATCATGGGGATGATGGTCGGCAGCAACATGGACGGACTGTCCCTGGCTGGACTGATGTCCAACTGGTTTGTCGATATCTCCAATCCGACCACCTTTCCGCTGTTCACCTTCTTGAGCGCCGGTCTGGTCAACTTTTTCGTTCCCTCCGGCGGCGGCCAGTGGGCCGTGCAGGCGCCGATCATGATGCCGGCCGGTGCAGCCCTCGGTGTCCCGGCGGCAAAAACCGCCATGTCGATTGCCTGGGGCGACGCCTGGACCAACATGATCCAGCCCTTCTGGGCTCTTCCGGCGCTGGGTATCGCCGGCCTCGGGGCGCGGGATATCATGGGCTACTGCCTGGTGGTCATGTTTTATTCCGGCATCATCATTGCCCTGGGACTCGTCCTGTTTTAA